A part of Paramisgurnus dabryanus chromosome 15, PD_genome_1.1, whole genome shotgun sequence genomic DNA contains:
- the sona gene encoding uncharacterized protein sona isoform X2 — translation MECAINASAGITGKDGSETPRKKNKKHKKHKSKKKRKKRKEEKESSSESGVESEGESRTKTSIKKDGSSNMDDHANATVKCTEDLSDGDGDAKVKKQKHRTGKKKKKRRRKEEEKHGKKSSSRSRSESTSASGSESEPESKSKQSQKLQVESLKLDRKSPVTAAKILKDKLKESPPQLEDKKREITSDHIEVESLKPEEKRNASSEAAHDAGMAENVIDGERDLEVEALGKHETFSKAQELPDIIPKQENVHKEQGEQKDISKEENKSEKKPSLSRSRSRSLSKAKGTKSKHSRSRTPKQFSSKSGRVNDRSSSRERSVSVSGGKDRAKRRISRSPERSPSKVTKRPGRRSKSLSGRKGRRSDSRSRTKAKRSRTRSPRRGHRSRSRSTGRSRRSVSRRRNRRSRSRSRSVRRGGRSRSRSKRRTPVSRTRRSRSRSTKRSRRTRSRSIVILKRSRSRLRRNKRSRSANRKRSNSRTPKRRSKSRSPRRTRPSRSNSPAVRRKRSKSGSPHSTKSESVSPQRCKKSRSRSSSHNSKSESPKLRKTKKQKDKRSRSVSQRDTSRSRSKSSDKSLSPTKRAPSKSPKKEEITLGETGASKDSLDTKIDVVDIKEESVEVKETTEVSGWRPVSTECASPQKTSNEDLTSSECETQDKKIKEESEEVFTCKKKPNRSRSSSESGSQHGSAGSGQDDRSVSSQSPSPRKVKKESKSKKLSPVRRKRSRSVSSTQRRSKSKSVSAKRRSRSPVKKRKSRSPSHSRKRRTKSRSPVRKRRSRSRSADRRAKSRSKSHTRAKRSKSKSPRRKRSKSRSPARKRRSKSRSPRKRRSRSRSRARQTRTRRSRSISRRRRPVFRGKSFDRRDRWKREPSHSPILILRKRRSTSRSRRSSSKTPPRLTDLDKDQLLEIAKANAAAMCAKAGMPIPESLRPKAILQLPLPTPSPAPLSLPLPLPVPNLPMNLPMGIPGMPSMPNMTMNAAMASMTAATMTAALSNMGALAAMPTMPPLPTITNKPPPAPTPNLAGIEEVKRKVTQQANSMSIKEFTEKCKQIAESKEEMSIARPHVSDDDDDDDEKR, via the exons ATGGAGTGTGCCATTAACGCCAGTGCTG GCATTACGGGTAAAGATGGAAGTGAGACCCcaagaaagaaaaacaagaaacataAGAAACACAAAAGTAAGAAGAAACGAAAGAAGCGTAAAGAGGAAAAAGAGAGTAGCTCTGAATCTGGAGTAGAGTCAGAAGGAGAATCCCGAACAAAAACAAG CATAAAAAAAGATGGCTCTTCTAACATGGATGATCATGCAAATGCCACAGTAAAATGTACAGAAG ACCTTAGTGATGGGGATGGCGATGCCaaggttaaaaaacaaaaacatcgtACAgggaaaaagaagaagaaacgaAGGCGAAAAGAGGAGGAGAAGCACGGGAAAAAATCTTCATCTCGCTCAAGATCAGAAAGTACCTCAGCTTCAGGGTCAGAATCAGAACCTGAATCCAAATCCAAACAATCACAAAAACTGCAAGTGGAGTCCCTAAAGCTGGACAGGAAGTCTCCCGTTACTGCAGCTAAGATTTTAAAAGACAAACTTAAAGAGAGCCCACCTCAACTAGAAGATAAAAAGAGAGAGATCACTTCTGATCACATTGAAGTTGAAAGTCTAAAACCAGAGGAGAAAAGAAATGCGTCTTCTGAAGCTGCACATGATGCTGGGATGGCAGAAAATGTGATAGACGGTGAGAGGGACTTAGAAGTTGAAGCTCTCGGCAAGCATGAAACCTTTAGTAAAGCTCAGGAACTTCCTGATATTATCCCTAAGCAGGAGAATGTGCACAAAGAGCAAGGTGAGCAGAAGGACATCTCCAAGGAAGAAAATAAGAGCGAGAAGAAACCATCCCTTTCCAGGTCAAGGTCTCGTTCACTTTCAAAGGCTAAAGGCACAAAATCCAAACATAGTCGCTCCAGAACTCCAAAGCAGTTCTCTAGTAAATCAGGACGTGTTAATGACAGGTCATCTTCAAGAGAGAGGTCTGTGTCTGTCTCTGGTGGTAAGGATCGAGCAAAAAGAAGAATTTCAAGATCTCCTGAAAGGTCACCATCTAAAGTAACAAAAAGGCCTGGGCGCAGGTCAAAGTCACTCTCTGGAAGAAAAGGCCGTCGGTCTGACTCAAGGTCTCGCACAAAGGCTAAAAGATCAAGGACAAGGTCTCCTAGGCGTGGTCATCGTTCAAGATCTAGGTCAACCGGGAGATCAAGGCGTTCAGTTTCTCGACGAAGGAATCGGCGTTCGAGATCACGATCTAGATCTGTACGGCGTGGCGGACGCTCAAGGTCCCGTTCTAAAAGGAGGACACCTGTATCTCGGACAAGGCGGTCCAGGTCTAGATCTACCAAGCGATCAAGGCGAACACGTTCAAGATCCATTGTGATTCTTAAGCGATCTAGATCGCGCTTAAGGAGAAACAAAAGATCTAGATCTGCAAATAGAAAAAGATCTAATTCAAGAACCCCAAAACGTCGAAGTAAATCTCGGTCACCCCGACGCACCAGACCCTCCCGGTCAAATTCACCCGCAGTCCGCCGTAAAAGATCAAAGTCTGGAAGCCCTCACAGCACAAAGTCAGAGTCAGTATCTCCACAGCGGTGTAAAAAATCTAGATCACGATCATCTTCGCATAATTCAAAATCTGAATCTCCAAAGTTAAGAAAGACTAAAAAGCAAAAAGATAAGCGGTCAAGATCGGTTTCACAGAGAGACACATCAAGATCAAGATCAAAGTCATCAGATAAAAGTTTGTCCCCTACCAAGAGAGCGCCCTCCAAGTCTCCCAAAAAAGAAGAGATAACCTTAGGAGAGACTGGTGCTTCAAAAGATTCATTAGACACTAAAATAGATGTTGTGGATATTAAAGAGGAAAGTGTAGAAGTAAAAGAAACAACAGAGGTAAGTGGATGGAGACCAGTTTCTACTGAATGTGCATCTCCACAAAAGACTTCTAATGAAGATTTAACGTCATCAGAATGTGAGACACAAGATAAAAAAATCAAGGAAGAGTCTGAAGAAGTTTTCACATGTAAAAAGAAACCAAATCGATCCAGATCTTCATCAGAGTCTGGGTCCCAGCATGGTTCTGCAGGGTCTGGTCAAGATGATCGTTCAGTGAGTTCGCAATCACCTTCTCCAAGAAAAGTTAAAAAAGAATCCAAGTCCAAGAAGCTGTCACCAGTCCGAAGAAAGCGTTCCAGATCAGTTTCATCCACCCAGAGGCGATCAAAATCAAAATCTGTGAGCGCGAAGAGGAGGTCAAGGTCTCCCGTAAAAAAACGCAAGTCCAGGTCTCCCTCGCATAGTCGTAAGAGGAGGACAAAATCACGATCGCCTGTTCGGAAAAGGAGATCTCGATCAAGATCAGCTGATCGAAGAGCAAAGTCAAGGTCTAAATCTCACACAAGGGCCAAGCGCTCGAAATCAAAATCCCCAAGGAGGAAGCGATCAAAGTCTAGATCGCCAGCCCGAAAAAGGAGATCTAAATCCCGTTCTCCTAGAAAGAGGAGATCTAGATCACGATCCAGAGCTCGACAGACACGAACCAGAAGATCTCGTTCCATATCACGTCGAAGGAGACCTGTGTTTCGAGGAAAGTCGTTTGATAGGCGAGATAGATGGAAACGTGAGCCAAGCCACTCCCCCATTTTGATTCTTCGTAAAAGAAGGTCGACCTCGAGATCCAGACGAAGTTCCAGCAAGACGCCACCACGCCTCACAGACTTGG ATAAAGATCAGCTGTTGGAGATCGCAAAGGCTAATGCCGCTGCAATGTGTGCTAAAGCTGGAATGCCCATACCTGAAAGCCTCAGGCCGAAGGCAATTCTCCAGTTACCATTGCCGACCCCTTCTCCAGCTCCCTTGTCTTTGCCTCTGCCACTGCCCGTGCCCAATTTACCCATGAATCTACCCATGGGTATACCGGGCATGCCGTCAATGCCGAACATGACGATGAATGCTGCCATGGCAAGTATGACTGCGGCAACCATGACCGCCGCCCTTTCTAACATGGGTGCCTTGGCAGCTATGCCCACAATGCCTCCCCTTCCCACCATTACAAACAAGCCCCCTCCAGCACCCACACCTAATCTGGCCGGTATTGAGGAGGTGAAGAGGAAAGTTACTCAACAAGCTAACAGTATGAGTATCAAGGAGTTCACAGAG AAGTGTAAACAGATCGCAGAGAGTAAGGAAGAAATGAGTATTGCGCGGCCACACGTTTCTGATGACGACGATGATGATGACGAGAAACgg TAA
- the sona gene encoding uncharacterized protein sona isoform X1: MECAINASADDEPTDTTVPYEGITGKDGSETPRKKNKKHKKHKSKKKRKKRKEEKESSSESGVESEGESRTKTSIKKDGSSNMDDHANATVKCTEDLSDGDGDAKVKKQKHRTGKKKKKRRRKEEEKHGKKSSSRSRSESTSASGSESEPESKSKQSQKLQVESLKLDRKSPVTAAKILKDKLKESPPQLEDKKREITSDHIEVESLKPEEKRNASSEAAHDAGMAENVIDGERDLEVEALGKHETFSKAQELPDIIPKQENVHKEQGEQKDISKEENKSEKKPSLSRSRSRSLSKAKGTKSKHSRSRTPKQFSSKSGRVNDRSSSRERSVSVSGGKDRAKRRISRSPERSPSKVTKRPGRRSKSLSGRKGRRSDSRSRTKAKRSRTRSPRRGHRSRSRSTGRSRRSVSRRRNRRSRSRSRSVRRGGRSRSRSKRRTPVSRTRRSRSRSTKRSRRTRSRSIVILKRSRSRLRRNKRSRSANRKRSNSRTPKRRSKSRSPRRTRPSRSNSPAVRRKRSKSGSPHSTKSESVSPQRCKKSRSRSSSHNSKSESPKLRKTKKQKDKRSRSVSQRDTSRSRSKSSDKSLSPTKRAPSKSPKKEEITLGETGASKDSLDTKIDVVDIKEESVEVKETTEVSGWRPVSTECASPQKTSNEDLTSSECETQDKKIKEESEEVFTCKKKPNRSRSSSESGSQHGSAGSGQDDRSVSSQSPSPRKVKKESKSKKLSPVRRKRSRSVSSTQRRSKSKSVSAKRRSRSPVKKRKSRSPSHSRKRRTKSRSPVRKRRSRSRSADRRAKSRSKSHTRAKRSKSKSPRRKRSKSRSPARKRRSKSRSPRKRRSRSRSRARQTRTRRSRSISRRRRPVFRGKSFDRRDRWKREPSHSPILILRKRRSTSRSRRSSSKTPPRLTDLDKDQLLEIAKANAAAMCAKAGMPIPESLRPKAILQLPLPTPSPAPLSLPLPLPVPNLPMNLPMGIPGMPSMPNMTMNAAMASMTAATMTAALSNMGALAAMPTMPPLPTITNKPPPAPTPNLAGIEEVKRKVTQQANSMSIKEFTEKCKQIAESKEEMSIARPHVSDDDDDDDEKR, from the exons ATGGAGTGTGCCATTAACGCCAGTGCTG ATGATGAACCAACTGATACTACTGTTCCATATGAAGGCATTACGGGTAAAGATGGAAGTGAGACCCcaagaaagaaaaacaagaaacataAGAAACACAAAAGTAAGAAGAAACGAAAGAAGCGTAAAGAGGAAAAAGAGAGTAGCTCTGAATCTGGAGTAGAGTCAGAAGGAGAATCCCGAACAAAAACAAG CATAAAAAAAGATGGCTCTTCTAACATGGATGATCATGCAAATGCCACAGTAAAATGTACAGAAG ACCTTAGTGATGGGGATGGCGATGCCaaggttaaaaaacaaaaacatcgtACAgggaaaaagaagaagaaacgaAGGCGAAAAGAGGAGGAGAAGCACGGGAAAAAATCTTCATCTCGCTCAAGATCAGAAAGTACCTCAGCTTCAGGGTCAGAATCAGAACCTGAATCCAAATCCAAACAATCACAAAAACTGCAAGTGGAGTCCCTAAAGCTGGACAGGAAGTCTCCCGTTACTGCAGCTAAGATTTTAAAAGACAAACTTAAAGAGAGCCCACCTCAACTAGAAGATAAAAAGAGAGAGATCACTTCTGATCACATTGAAGTTGAAAGTCTAAAACCAGAGGAGAAAAGAAATGCGTCTTCTGAAGCTGCACATGATGCTGGGATGGCAGAAAATGTGATAGACGGTGAGAGGGACTTAGAAGTTGAAGCTCTCGGCAAGCATGAAACCTTTAGTAAAGCTCAGGAACTTCCTGATATTATCCCTAAGCAGGAGAATGTGCACAAAGAGCAAGGTGAGCAGAAGGACATCTCCAAGGAAGAAAATAAGAGCGAGAAGAAACCATCCCTTTCCAGGTCAAGGTCTCGTTCACTTTCAAAGGCTAAAGGCACAAAATCCAAACATAGTCGCTCCAGAACTCCAAAGCAGTTCTCTAGTAAATCAGGACGTGTTAATGACAGGTCATCTTCAAGAGAGAGGTCTGTGTCTGTCTCTGGTGGTAAGGATCGAGCAAAAAGAAGAATTTCAAGATCTCCTGAAAGGTCACCATCTAAAGTAACAAAAAGGCCTGGGCGCAGGTCAAAGTCACTCTCTGGAAGAAAAGGCCGTCGGTCTGACTCAAGGTCTCGCACAAAGGCTAAAAGATCAAGGACAAGGTCTCCTAGGCGTGGTCATCGTTCAAGATCTAGGTCAACCGGGAGATCAAGGCGTTCAGTTTCTCGACGAAGGAATCGGCGTTCGAGATCACGATCTAGATCTGTACGGCGTGGCGGACGCTCAAGGTCCCGTTCTAAAAGGAGGACACCTGTATCTCGGACAAGGCGGTCCAGGTCTAGATCTACCAAGCGATCAAGGCGAACACGTTCAAGATCCATTGTGATTCTTAAGCGATCTAGATCGCGCTTAAGGAGAAACAAAAGATCTAGATCTGCAAATAGAAAAAGATCTAATTCAAGAACCCCAAAACGTCGAAGTAAATCTCGGTCACCCCGACGCACCAGACCCTCCCGGTCAAATTCACCCGCAGTCCGCCGTAAAAGATCAAAGTCTGGAAGCCCTCACAGCACAAAGTCAGAGTCAGTATCTCCACAGCGGTGTAAAAAATCTAGATCACGATCATCTTCGCATAATTCAAAATCTGAATCTCCAAAGTTAAGAAAGACTAAAAAGCAAAAAGATAAGCGGTCAAGATCGGTTTCACAGAGAGACACATCAAGATCAAGATCAAAGTCATCAGATAAAAGTTTGTCCCCTACCAAGAGAGCGCCCTCCAAGTCTCCCAAAAAAGAAGAGATAACCTTAGGAGAGACTGGTGCTTCAAAAGATTCATTAGACACTAAAATAGATGTTGTGGATATTAAAGAGGAAAGTGTAGAAGTAAAAGAAACAACAGAGGTAAGTGGATGGAGACCAGTTTCTACTGAATGTGCATCTCCACAAAAGACTTCTAATGAAGATTTAACGTCATCAGAATGTGAGACACAAGATAAAAAAATCAAGGAAGAGTCTGAAGAAGTTTTCACATGTAAAAAGAAACCAAATCGATCCAGATCTTCATCAGAGTCTGGGTCCCAGCATGGTTCTGCAGGGTCTGGTCAAGATGATCGTTCAGTGAGTTCGCAATCACCTTCTCCAAGAAAAGTTAAAAAAGAATCCAAGTCCAAGAAGCTGTCACCAGTCCGAAGAAAGCGTTCCAGATCAGTTTCATCCACCCAGAGGCGATCAAAATCAAAATCTGTGAGCGCGAAGAGGAGGTCAAGGTCTCCCGTAAAAAAACGCAAGTCCAGGTCTCCCTCGCATAGTCGTAAGAGGAGGACAAAATCACGATCGCCTGTTCGGAAAAGGAGATCTCGATCAAGATCAGCTGATCGAAGAGCAAAGTCAAGGTCTAAATCTCACACAAGGGCCAAGCGCTCGAAATCAAAATCCCCAAGGAGGAAGCGATCAAAGTCTAGATCGCCAGCCCGAAAAAGGAGATCTAAATCCCGTTCTCCTAGAAAGAGGAGATCTAGATCACGATCCAGAGCTCGACAGACACGAACCAGAAGATCTCGTTCCATATCACGTCGAAGGAGACCTGTGTTTCGAGGAAAGTCGTTTGATAGGCGAGATAGATGGAAACGTGAGCCAAGCCACTCCCCCATTTTGATTCTTCGTAAAAGAAGGTCGACCTCGAGATCCAGACGAAGTTCCAGCAAGACGCCACCACGCCTCACAGACTTGG ATAAAGATCAGCTGTTGGAGATCGCAAAGGCTAATGCCGCTGCAATGTGTGCTAAAGCTGGAATGCCCATACCTGAAAGCCTCAGGCCGAAGGCAATTCTCCAGTTACCATTGCCGACCCCTTCTCCAGCTCCCTTGTCTTTGCCTCTGCCACTGCCCGTGCCCAATTTACCCATGAATCTACCCATGGGTATACCGGGCATGCCGTCAATGCCGAACATGACGATGAATGCTGCCATGGCAAGTATGACTGCGGCAACCATGACCGCCGCCCTTTCTAACATGGGTGCCTTGGCAGCTATGCCCACAATGCCTCCCCTTCCCACCATTACAAACAAGCCCCCTCCAGCACCCACACCTAATCTGGCCGGTATTGAGGAGGTGAAGAGGAAAGTTACTCAACAAGCTAACAGTATGAGTATCAAGGAGTTCACAGAG AAGTGTAAACAGATCGCAGAGAGTAAGGAAGAAATGAGTATTGCGCGGCCACACGTTTCTGATGACGACGATGATGATGACGAGAAACgg TAA